A genome region from Staphylococcus capitis subsp. capitis includes the following:
- a CDS encoding MBL fold metallo-hydrolase, which produces MANKQFETLTEIANGLYVTPTSELPFDKRFRFKSFILQRSEGNVMIYHSGRIDEAAKDIQELGGVDKVLMNHQHESLGGETNFDAPYYIHEDDKKDVTDTLQVTGTFKERQHLHEDLEVIPAPGHTPGTTLYLWDNGEHRYLFTGDFLCYEGDEWRTVILPSSDREASIKSLELIRDLDFDALVPWVSIEGESKVNHLCSLLKMTRIKNNVYKKLSTV; this is translated from the coding sequence TAACGCCTACATCAGAATTGCCATTTGATAAACGTTTCCGTTTTAAATCATTTATACTTCAACGTTCAGAAGGTAATGTAATGATTTATCATTCTGGTAGAATTGATGAGGCTGCAAAGGATATACAAGAATTAGGTGGCGTTGATAAAGTATTAATGAATCATCAACATGAATCGTTAGGTGGAGAGACAAATTTTGATGCACCTTACTATATTCACGAAGATGATAAAAAGGACGTTACCGATACCCTTCAAGTTACTGGTACATTTAAAGAACGGCAACATTTACATGAAGATTTAGAGGTGATACCTGCCCCTGGACATACACCTGGAACGACATTATATTTGTGGGATAATGGTGAGCATCGCTATTTATTCACTGGTGACTTCCTATGCTATGAAGGTGATGAATGGCGCACTGTAATACTTCCTTCAAGTGACAGAGAGGCTTCAATTAAAAGTCTTGAACTGATTCGTGATCTTGACTTTGATGCACTCGTACCATGGGTGTCAATTGAAGGTGAATCGAAGGTGAATCACCTGTGTTCTTTGTTGAAGATGACGAGGATAAAAAACAACGTGTACAAAAAATTATCGACCGTGTAA
- a CDS encoding MFS transporter: MQNSKHQNHKVNWGLISAAYAFLIVMMGTTLPTPLYPIYSKVYDLSPLMITIIYAVYAAGVIGGLLVFGQLSDRIGRRYVLIPGVILSAISALVFLFATNVGLLLAGRVISGLSAGLFTSTATTTIVNLAADDKKGRASTIASSVNMLGLGFGPLLCGILAQYLPCAMRLVFIVDFILIIPAFIGIWFMPEPVKNKQKFKIEVQKLSVPSDIRSTFIYAVIPVFVGFSMLGLFTAISPNFLGDILNITNKAVIGVMVFLIFCASTLGQLLFKSKSDYHILMLGSGTLIVGVILVGLSIQLESFLILFIGAIISGFGQAFSFRAGLSTVNAVAPEDKQAEITSTFFTIAYIAISIPVVGVGLLELGLGIKLAGIVFSIIIVILAILSLILLLANKKKSNS, encoded by the coding sequence TTGCAAAATTCTAAACATCAAAATCATAAAGTAAACTGGGGATTAATCAGTGCAGCCTATGCATTTCTTATTGTGATGATGGGGACGACATTACCTACACCACTCTATCCAATTTATAGTAAAGTATATGATTTATCACCATTAATGATTACAATCATTTACGCTGTCTATGCTGCTGGTGTGATTGGAGGATTACTTGTATTTGGTCAATTGTCAGACCGCATAGGACGACGTTATGTACTTATTCCAGGAGTGATTTTATCTGCAATCAGTGCGCTAGTGTTTTTATTTGCTACCAATGTAGGTTTATTACTTGCTGGACGAGTGATTTCCGGACTGTCAGCGGGACTTTTTACAAGTACAGCAACGACAACGATTGTTAATTTAGCTGCTGATGATAAAAAGGGCAGAGCCTCTACAATTGCAAGTAGCGTGAATATGCTTGGTTTAGGCTTTGGTCCGTTGCTATGTGGCATACTCGCACAATATCTTCCATGTGCGATGCGTTTAGTCTTTATCGTTGACTTTATTCTTATCATTCCGGCATTTATTGGAATATGGTTTATGCCAGAGCCTGTTAAGAATAAACAAAAATTTAAAATTGAAGTTCAAAAGTTGAGTGTACCGTCAGACATTCGCTCTACATTTATTTATGCTGTTATTCCTGTATTCGTAGGATTTTCAATGCTTGGTTTATTTACTGCGATTTCACCAAACTTTTTAGGAGACATATTGAACATTACAAATAAAGCAGTCATAGGTGTCATGGTATTCTTGATATTCTGTGCATCAACGCTAGGCCAATTATTGTTTAAAAGTAAATCTGATTATCACATATTGATGTTAGGTAGTGGCACATTAATTGTAGGCGTAATATTAGTAGGTTTATCTATTCAATTAGAATCATTCTTAATTTTATTTATTGGAGCTATTATTTCTGGATTTGGACAAGCATTCAGTTTCCGAGCTGGATTGTCCACAGTGAATGCCGTAGCACCTGAAGACAAACAAGCCGAAATTACGTCCACTTTCTTTACCATTGCGTATATAGCCATTTCAATACCAGTTGTAGGTGTAGGGTTATTAGAACTAGGATTAGGCATCAAACTTGCAGGTATTGTGTTTAGTATCATAATTGTGATTCTTGCGATACTTTCTTTAATTCTTCTACTAGCTAATAAGAAAAAATCAAATTCTTAA
- a CDS encoding MerR family transcriptional regulator — translation MKISEVSSMLKIPKSMIRYYEEKEIINIPRDENNYRYFDEETISYLKLIIDLKRLNLQLKDIAYVINLFKKPVSKDCNNKTLNYLDDLIKQIKIDINRQNTILNRLESVKDLSKDMNYEKNKSLILNKLSGVEEID, via the coding sequence ATGAAAATTAGTGAAGTTTCATCTATGTTGAAAATACCAAAGTCCATGATTAGATACTATGAAGAAAAAGAAATAATTAATATTCCTAGAGATGAAAATAATTATAGATATTTTGATGAGGAAACTATATCGTACTTGAAACTAATTATTGATTTAAAGCGATTGAATTTACAATTAAAAGATATAGCATATGTAATAAATCTGTTTAAAAAACCTGTTTCTAAGGACTGTAATAACAAAACGCTGAATTACCTAGATGATCTTATAAAACAAATCAAAATAGATATTAATCGTCAAAACACAATTTTAAATCGATTGGAATCAGTTAAAGATTTATCAAAAGATATGAATTATGAAAAAAATAAGAGTTTGATTTTAAATAAACTTTCAGGGGTGGAAGAAATTGATTAG
- a CDS encoding NAD(P)H-dependent oxidoreductase: protein MISLIYGGNQKGVGFDIYNKLKEELCNKKLEIFNLQEMVGDIPILSEGYNSEISEAQFRNTEIIDNSNMLIFIYPIYWLNVPMLLKGFIDSTFWPNKAFSFNNKQYFKRGLWKDKDAIVIYTIGGSEWFHKFKGHLGYKVIKYPLNLVGIYNIKRFYIDNLNKSNAQSISNKVENIVNQVTKLVD, encoded by the coding sequence TTGATTAGTCTAATATATGGTGGAAATCAAAAAGGTGTTGGCTTTGATATCTATAATAAGTTAAAAGAGGAGCTTTGTAATAAAAAATTAGAAATTTTCAATTTACAGGAGATGGTTGGCGACATTCCTATTTTATCCGAAGGCTATAATTCAGAAATAAGCGAAGCTCAGTTTCGAAATACTGAAATAATAGATAATAGTAATATGTTGATTTTTATTTACCCTATCTATTGGTTGAATGTGCCTATGCTATTGAAAGGTTTTATTGATAGTACCTTTTGGCCTAATAAAGCATTTAGTTTTAATAATAAACAATACTTTAAAAGAGGATTATGGAAAGATAAAGATGCAATAGTTATATATACTATTGGAGGTTCAGAGTGGTTTCATAAGTTTAAAGGACATCTAGGTTATAAAGTTATTAAATATCCATTAAATCTCGTTGGAATTTACAATATTAAAAGATTTTATATAGATAATTTAAATAAATCGAATGCTCAAAGTATAAGTAATAAAGTTGAAAATATCGTAAATCAAGTAACGAAGTTAGTTGATTAA
- the fosB gene encoding FosB/FosD family fosfomycin resistance bacillithiol transferase: MNIQGINHICFSVSNLVESIKFYRDVLKGELLVSGKTTAYFDIGGLWVALNEEVNVPRTEIKYSYTHIAFSINENEFEEWYKWLQKHNVNILEGRKRSHQDKKSIYFTDPDGHKLELHTGTLNDRLDYYKKEKTHMTFYY; the protein is encoded by the coding sequence ATGAATATTCAAGGTATTAATCATATATGTTTTTCAGTTAGTAATTTAGTTGAATCAATTAAATTTTATAGAGATGTTTTAAAAGGGGAATTATTAGTTAGTGGCAAAACTACTGCGTATTTTGATATTGGTGGTTTATGGGTTGCTTTAAATGAAGAGGTTAATGTACCTAGAACAGAAATTAAATATTCTTATACACATATTGCATTTTCAATTAATGAAAATGAGTTTGAAGAATGGTACAAATGGCTTCAAAAACATAATGTAAATATATTAGAAGGACGAAAGAGAAGTCATCAAGATAAAAAGTCAATTTACTTTACTGATCCAGATGGTCACAAATTAGAATTACACACTGGTACTTTAAACGATAGATTAGATTATTATAAAAAAGAAAAAACACATATGACTTTTTATTACTAG
- the bioB gene encoding biotin synthase BioB, with protein sequence MNLNLAERVLYREGLSQDECLKIYEDPNIDTFELLNEAYIVRKHYYGKKVKLNMILNAKSGICSEDCGYCGQSVKMKEKQRYALVDQDQIKAGAQVATDNQIGTYCIVMSGRGPTNREVDHICETVEDIKKVHPQLKICACLGLTKEEQAEKLKGAGVDRYNHNLNTSERYHDEVVTTHTYEDRVNTVEMMKANNISPCSGVICGMGETNEDVINMAFALKEIDADSIPINFLHPIKGTKFGGLDLLSPMKCLRIIAMFRLINPTKEIRIAGGREVNLRSLQAIALKAANSIFVGDYLITGGQPNEEDYHMIKDLGFEIDS encoded by the coding sequence ATGAATTTAAACTTAGCTGAACGTGTACTTTATCGCGAAGGATTATCACAAGATGAATGTTTGAAGATATATGAAGATCCAAATATCGATACGTTTGAACTCTTGAATGAAGCGTACATCGTAAGAAAGCATTACTATGGTAAAAAAGTGAAATTAAATATGATTCTTAATGCGAAAAGTGGAATTTGTTCTGAAGATTGTGGTTACTGCGGTCAATCGGTAAAGATGAAGGAAAAACAACGCTATGCATTGGTAGATCAAGATCAAATTAAAGCGGGAGCACAGGTTGCTACAGACAATCAAATTGGCACATATTGTATTGTCATGAGTGGACGAGGACCCACAAATCGAGAAGTAGATCATATTTGTGAAACGGTTGAAGATATTAAAAAAGTGCATCCACAATTAAAAATTTGTGCATGTCTAGGACTTACAAAAGAAGAACAAGCTGAAAAACTTAAAGGAGCGGGCGTAGATAGATATAACCATAATTTAAATACAAGTGAGCGATATCATGATGAGGTGGTGACTACGCATACATATGAAGATCGAGTGAATACAGTTGAAATGATGAAAGCTAATAACATTTCTCCATGTTCTGGTGTTATTTGTGGCATGGGTGAAACGAATGAGGATGTAATTAATATGGCATTTGCATTGAAAGAGATTGATGCAGACAGCATTCCGATTAATTTCCTACATCCAATTAAGGGAACGAAATTTGGAGGTCTAGACTTATTGTCACCAATGAAATGTTTGCGAATTATAGCAATGTTCCGTTTAATCAATCCCACGAAAGAAATTAGAATTGCTGGTGGACGAGAAGTTAATCTGCGCTCACTACAAGCAATAGCCTTAAAAGCAGCTAATTCTATTTTTGTTGGAGACTACCTTATTACGGGTGGTCAACCTAACGAAGAGGATTACCACATGATTAAAGATTTAGGGTTTGAAATAGATAGTTAA
- a CDS encoding MDR family MFS transporter, with the protein MASNEMTTAKRNTIVLVMLISAFVAMLNQTILNTALPAIIKGLNITETTAQWLITGFMLVNGIMIPLTAFLMDKYTTRKLYIFSMAAFLIGSIIAALSPGFEILMVARIIQAIGAGILLPLMQFTVFTLFPVEKRGFAMGLTGIVAQTAPAIGPTLTGLLIDFFSWRMPFYIVAAIALIAFAIGFFFVENNGQTKETVLDKISVVYSTFGFGLILFAFSSVSTFGIASIPVINTFILGLIVIAIFTFRQLKIDHPLLNLSVFKSKVFTLSAIASMLVFIGIVGPALLIPMYVQTGLGLSALLSGLVILPGAVFNAFISVYTGKIFDKYGIKVLVIPGFTVLIIMTILHAFLTTETPFWYVVVIYAIRMISVGLLIMPLNTVGLNALKPEEISHGTAIMNSLRIIAGAMGTAISITILSIVAKNYTATHHTMSKVKLARESTVQGVDAAFIFTTVLIVIGFILALFIKENRNAKDTDSSSEK; encoded by the coding sequence ATGGCGAGTAATGAAATGACAACCGCCAAACGTAACACCATTGTGTTAGTGATGCTTATTAGCGCATTTGTAGCAATGTTAAACCAAACGATCTTAAACACTGCATTGCCCGCAATTATAAAAGGATTGAACATTACAGAAACTACTGCACAATGGTTGATCACAGGTTTTATGCTAGTGAACGGAATTATGATACCACTCACAGCATTTTTAATGGATAAATATACGACACGTAAACTTTATATCTTTTCTATGGCAGCGTTCCTTATTGGTTCAATTATAGCTGCTTTATCTCCAGGATTTGAAATCCTAATGGTTGCTCGTATTATACAAGCAATCGGTGCTGGAATATTACTTCCACTAATGCAATTTACAGTGTTTACACTATTCCCTGTAGAAAAACGCGGATTCGCAATGGGTCTCACAGGTATAGTGGCGCAAACAGCACCAGCGATTGGGCCAACACTTACAGGATTACTTATCGATTTCTTTAGTTGGAGAATGCCATTCTACATCGTTGCAGCAATCGCACTTATCGCATTCGCAATTGGGTTCTTCTTTGTTGAGAATAACGGTCAAACTAAAGAAACAGTACTCGATAAAATATCAGTCGTTTATTCAACATTTGGTTTCGGCTTAATTCTATTCGCATTTAGTAGTGTAAGTACATTTGGAATCGCATCGATCCCAGTCATCAATACATTTATTTTAGGTTTAATCGTGATTGCTATTTTTACATTCCGTCAATTAAAAATCGACCATCCATTATTAAACTTAAGCGTATTTAAAAGCAAAGTATTTACATTATCTGCTATAGCTTCAATGCTTGTCTTTATAGGTATTGTTGGACCTGCTCTACTTATTCCTATGTACGTTCAAACTGGATTAGGTCTCTCAGCATTACTTTCAGGTTTAGTGATACTACCAGGTGCAGTGTTCAATGCATTTATTTCAGTTTATACTGGTAAGATTTTTGATAAATATGGCATCAAGGTACTTGTTATTCCTGGATTTACAGTATTAATCATAATGACGATATTACATGCATTCTTAACTACAGAAACGCCATTCTGGTATGTTGTAGTGATTTACGCAATACGTATGATTTCTGTAGGTTTACTTATTATGCCACTTAATACAGTAGGTCTTAATGCGCTTAAACCAGAAGAAATTTCACACGGCACAGCAATTATGAACTCTCTACGTATCATTGCAGGTGCGATGGGAACTGCTATCAGTATTACAATATTATCAATTGTAGCTAAGAATTATACGGCTACGCATCATACGATGTCTAAAGTGAAATTAGCACGAGAATCAACAGTTCAAGGTGTCGATGCAGCATTTATCTTCACCACAGTATTAATTGTGATTGGCTTTATACTTGCGTTATTTATTAAAGAGAATCGCAACGCCAAAGATACAGATTCTTCCTCTGAAAAATAA
- a CDS encoding 3-hydroxybutyrate dehydrogenase, with amino-acid sequence MIKDQVAIITGSASGIGLEIAKSFIEQGAKVVFSDINEEGLNNVFHQFQRQGYDCRAIKADVSNEEDVKHLIAETRHQYGRIDIVINNAGLQNVANIEDFPTEKFKQMIDIMLVGTFLMTKHVLLIMKAQHYGRILNMSSINGVIGFAGKSAYNSAKHGIIGLTKVTALQTAEDGITVNAICPGYIDTPLVRGQMEDLAQMRNVDVAQVMDEVLFPLIPQKRLIDIQEIADYAIFLASKSTKSVTGQAIIIDGGYTVQ; translated from the coding sequence ATGATTAAAGATCAAGTAGCTATTATTACTGGCTCAGCGAGTGGTATTGGTTTAGAAATTGCTAAATCCTTTATTGAACAAGGCGCCAAAGTTGTCTTCTCAGACATTAATGAAGAAGGCCTTAATAACGTCTTCCACCAATTTCAGCGACAAGGCTATGACTGTCGGGCTATCAAAGCGGACGTCTCTAATGAGGAAGATGTGAAGCATCTTATCGCTGAGACGAGACATCAATATGGTCGTATAGATATTGTTATTAATAATGCTGGTTTACAGAATGTAGCTAATATAGAAGACTTTCCAACTGAAAAGTTTAAACAGATGATAGATATCATGCTTGTTGGTACCTTTTTAATGACAAAGCATGTTCTTCTTATTATGAAGGCGCAACACTATGGCAGAATCTTAAATATGTCATCTATTAATGGTGTCATCGGTTTCGCAGGAAAATCAGCTTATAATAGCGCTAAACATGGAATTATTGGTTTAACAAAAGTAACAGCTTTACAAACAGCTGAGGACGGTATTACAGTGAATGCGATTTGTCCTGGATATATCGACACACCACTTGTGAGAGGACAAATGGAAGACTTAGCACAAATGCGAAATGTAGACGTAGCGCAAGTGATGGATGAGGTGTTGTTCCCATTAATTCCTCAAAAACGATTGATCGATATTCAAGAAATTGCTGATTATGCCATATTTTTAGCAAGTAAATCGACAAAAAGTGTGACAGGACAAGCTATTATTATAGATGGTGGTTATACAGTCCAGTAA
- a CDS encoding MFS transporter, whose amino-acid sequence MRKMSITLKVRLICSFFENLIVMAFLPFIALYLTDMVNQAFSGIFLFILVLINFPISMISGHIIERYPKKRTMLIYQIIECISLLAMAFSVSNQTLLIMIFCIAYTVFSISSGMIAPLIETMIMDAITPEVEHYIYKVSYWLTNVAVACGAFLGGAMYHANKSALFLIAFVIFVLVFVALYIWIPNDNAKPLKKEGQTFDNVLSLKGFLRNYQLVLKDKLFMYLIIGSSILLMGELSTSSYVSIRLKKEFETLSMFHVSIDGVKMYSILIMTNTLVVIALTYFVSKYILKMNNQKALFVGLIMYVVGYSGITYLNDFTLLIIVMVIATLGEMIYSPITEEHRYKMIPAHKRGTYSAIRALSFNFAQLIARLGIILGVLMNALGMTIYMALILTLGSILLYRAVYQFNLKANNENH is encoded by the coding sequence ATGAGAAAAATGAGCATCACCTTAAAAGTAAGATTAATATGTAGTTTCTTTGAGAATTTAATTGTTATGGCATTTTTGCCTTTTATAGCTTTATACCTAACGGATATGGTCAATCAGGCCTTTTCAGGTATATTTCTTTTTATTTTAGTTTTAATCAATTTTCCAATTTCGATGATTTCGGGGCATATTATTGAGCGTTATCCTAAAAAACGCACAATGCTTATATATCAAATTATTGAGTGTATAAGTTTGCTTGCAATGGCATTTTCAGTCTCTAATCAGACATTGCTTATCATGATATTTTGCATAGCTTATACGGTTTTTAGTATTTCGTCTGGTATGATTGCACCGCTTATTGAAACGATGATCATGGACGCGATTACACCAGAAGTTGAACATTACATATATAAAGTAAGTTATTGGCTTACTAACGTAGCCGTTGCTTGTGGTGCATTTTTAGGAGGAGCCATGTATCACGCGAATAAATCGGCGTTGTTTTTGATCGCTTTTGTGATTTTCGTACTAGTATTCGTGGCTTTATATATTTGGATTCCTAATGATAACGCCAAACCGTTGAAGAAAGAGGGACAAACTTTTGATAATGTATTAAGTTTGAAAGGCTTTTTACGTAATTATCAGCTTGTGCTAAAAGATAAATTATTTATGTATTTAATTATCGGCTCAAGTATTCTTTTAATGGGTGAATTATCCACGTCTTCATATGTTTCAATTAGACTTAAAAAGGAATTCGAAACTTTATCAATGTTTCATGTCTCAATTGATGGAGTTAAAATGTATTCAATTTTAATTATGACTAATACGCTAGTTGTAATAGCTTTAACGTATTTTGTATCTAAATATATCTTGAAAATGAATAATCAAAAAGCGTTATTTGTAGGTCTCATCATGTATGTAGTAGGTTATTCAGGCATTACCTATTTAAATGATTTTACTTTACTTATCATAGTTATGGTTATAGCCACGTTAGGTGAGATGATTTACTCTCCGATTACTGAAGAACATAGATATAAGATGATTCCTGCACATAAGAGAGGCACATATTCTGCAATACGTGCATTAAGTTTTAACTTTGCGCAATTAATTGCAAGACTGGGTATTATTTTAGGTGTATTGATGAACGCCCTGGGTATGACGATTTATATGGCACTGATTCTCACTTTAGGAAGTATATTGCTCTATCGTGCGGTGTACCAATTTAATTTAAAGGCTAATAATGAAAATCATTAA